The following proteins are encoded in a genomic region of Spirosoma sp. SC4-14:
- a CDS encoding RidA family protein, with protein METQRRSILKRLFASVAGAVGLSATAKAFAPQEQVALAPQKEAFNVVMQDDVPLFSGSTKLGNLVFVAGKGYHKEGDIKVHTEEVLKELEKELIKAGSSMEKVLKVSVFLHDLNDYKAMNEVYKGRFGNKPPVRTTVAVYGGVPGSSLVEMDCIAYV; from the coding sequence ATGGAAACGCAACGCAGATCGATTTTAAAACGCCTTTTCGCTTCAGTGGCTGGGGCTGTTGGACTCAGTGCAACCGCTAAGGCGTTTGCCCCACAGGAGCAGGTTGCGCTGGCTCCACAGAAAGAAGCCTTCAATGTGGTGATGCAGGACGATGTGCCACTCTTTTCGGGTTCTACAAAGTTAGGTAATCTGGTATTTGTTGCCGGAAAAGGATACCATAAGGAGGGCGACATTAAGGTGCATACCGAAGAAGTGTTGAAAGAACTGGAAAAAGAACTGATCAAAGCGGGGTCGTCGATGGAAAAGGTTCTTAAGGTTAGTGTGTTTCTGCACGATCTGAACGACTATAAAGCCATGAACGAGGTCTACAAAGGTCGCTTTGGGAATAAGCCACCCGTCCGCACCACCGTTGCCGTATATGGTGGCGTCCCTGGTTCGTCCCTGGTCGAAATGGATTGTATTGCCTATGTATAA
- a CDS encoding amidohydrolase/deacetylase family metallohydrolase: protein MKKLILGFIALLSSHLVVAQPYSIVIKGGHVIDPHNQIDEVMDIAISNGKISRVDKNIDPKGAVQIVNANGLIVAPGLIDMHTHVFFGTNLDQTYSNGPNALPPDGFTFRNGVTTVVDAGCSGWRDFPTFKKQTVDRSQTRVLAMLNIVGSGMRGGKFEQNVDDMDAQLTADMAKQYPEQIVGVKLAHYNGYNWTPTERAVEAGKLANLPVMIDFGGSTPTLPLETLLTKHLRAGDIYTHCFGQLKSREPILDVTTNQIKPFVWEAKRKGILFDVGYGGVSFAFSQAIPALKSGFYPTTISTDIHTGSMNNSMKDLLNVMSKFIAMGMTLKQVIEATTWSPALAIHRPELGSLSVGSEADVAILNVRGGTFEVRDTGYFGFFDYTGYKIEGKQKLECEMTIRKGKIVYDLNGIASPVVVTQTPRS from the coding sequence GTGAAAAAGCTGATTCTCGGGTTTATAGCGCTCTTAAGCAGCCATCTGGTTGTGGCCCAGCCCTACAGTATCGTCATTAAAGGTGGGCATGTGATCGACCCTCATAATCAGATTGATGAGGTGATGGACATTGCCATCAGCAACGGAAAAATCAGTAGGGTTGACAAGAATATTGATCCAAAGGGTGCTGTTCAGATTGTTAATGCCAATGGACTGATTGTTGCGCCGGGGCTGATCGATATGCATACGCATGTTTTTTTTGGAACCAACCTCGATCAGACCTACAGCAATGGCCCCAATGCATTACCCCCGGATGGCTTTACGTTTCGCAATGGCGTCACTACTGTGGTAGATGCAGGCTGCTCGGGCTGGCGCGATTTTCCGACGTTCAAAAAGCAAACCGTCGACCGGTCGCAGACTCGTGTTTTAGCCATGCTGAACATTGTCGGGAGCGGGATGCGGGGCGGAAAATTCGAACAGAATGTCGATGATATGGACGCACAGCTCACGGCCGATATGGCAAAACAATATCCTGAGCAGATTGTGGGCGTGAAACTGGCGCATTATAACGGCTACAACTGGACACCCACAGAGCGGGCAGTCGAAGCCGGAAAGCTGGCAAACCTACCTGTTATGATCGATTTTGGAGGAAGTACACCCACGTTGCCCCTCGAAACGTTACTGACCAAACACCTTAGGGCTGGCGACATTTACACGCACTGTTTTGGCCAGTTGAAAAGCCGGGAACCCATTCTGGACGTGACAACAAACCAGATAAAGCCATTCGTATGGGAGGCAAAGCGAAAAGGTATCCTGTTCGATGTGGGCTATGGAGGAGTAAGTTTCGCGTTTTCGCAGGCAATTCCGGCACTCAAAAGTGGTTTTTATCCAACTACGATCAGCACCGATATTCACACGGGCAGCATGAATAATTCTATGAAAGATCTGCTGAATGTGATGTCGAAATTTATAGCGATGGGCATGACCCTGAAACAGGTAATTGAAGCCACTACCTGGAGTCCTGCACTTGCTATCCATCGGCCCGAACTGGGGAGTTTATCGGTTGGTTCAGAAGCTGATGTGGCTATTCTGAACGTTCGGGGAGGAACGTTTGAGGTGCGCGATACGGGCTATTTCGGCTTTTTCGACTATACGGGCTATAAAATTGAAGGCAAACAAAAGCTCGAATGCGAAATGACCATCCGGAAAGGGAAGATCGTTTATGATCTGAATGGTATTGCCAGCCCGGTGGTAGTGACACAGACGCCAAGGTCGTAA
- a CDS encoding alpha-L-fucosidase: MQIIRIFTFLFFCLSTTSLLAQIGANHNKPQREEWLKDAGFGMFIHWNVDTQLGIVISHSLVGASPDYVERYFNELPKTFNPKDWDPERLVMLARNAGMKYIMFTTKHHAGFCMWDTKTNDFGVMNTPYKKDIVRQYVDACRKWGLAVGFYYSPEDFSFAYRNGMKDITRDNHWEKAKPFQAKYRQFVEAQCTELMTNYGPVDLFFIDSDVLREEVKAVIWKYQPNCLITRGVLETPEQYLPGETLTTAWESCMTMGTAWNYKPTNDHYKSATELINFLIESRAKGGSYLLNIGPTQWGSLNEGQQGRLMEIGAWHFINQEAVHNVRPWIVRNEGDIWFTKQKDENTVYAYLTNLSDWPRGERRTFLLKSIKTTASTEVSVLGQTGNIVEYQPANDGRARFEQTPEGLQISVVRAQRIYNNHKWPNPIVVKLKNVDAALEPAHFRTVKAEKTPAGNLKLTATVDKLGSGKNYRLGFEYRPVQSSLNEEFNQQWTESDSYPISQPGQQTLEIVRRTIQSYDEIEYRAVLYQDGLKIDGNTQKISKLRLD, translated from the coding sequence ATGCAGATTATCAGAATTTTTACGTTCCTCTTTTTTTGCCTGTCTACTACCAGCCTACTGGCGCAGATTGGTGCCAATCATAACAAACCGCAGCGGGAAGAGTGGCTGAAAGATGCCGGTTTCGGGATGTTCATTCACTGGAATGTGGATACGCAGCTTGGTATAGTGATTAGTCATTCGCTGGTTGGGGCATCGCCAGATTATGTCGAACGCTATTTCAATGAATTGCCTAAAACCTTCAATCCGAAAGACTGGGACCCCGAGCGCCTGGTGATGCTGGCCAGAAATGCAGGCATGAAATACATCATGTTTACCACCAAGCACCACGCAGGCTTCTGTATGTGGGATACCAAAACCAATGATTTTGGGGTGATGAACACACCCTACAAAAAAGATATAGTACGGCAATATGTGGATGCCTGCCGAAAATGGGGTTTAGCTGTAGGATTCTATTACTCGCCGGAAGATTTTTCATTTGCCTACCGCAATGGCATGAAAGACATCACGCGCGACAACCATTGGGAAAAAGCAAAGCCTTTTCAGGCAAAATACAGGCAATTTGTAGAAGCGCAGTGTACCGAACTCATGACCAACTATGGCCCTGTCGATCTGTTTTTCATCGATAGTGATGTGTTGCGCGAAGAGGTAAAAGCGGTTATCTGGAAATACCAGCCCAACTGCCTAATCACCCGTGGGGTGCTGGAAACGCCTGAGCAATACCTGCCGGGCGAAACATTGACAACTGCCTGGGAAAGCTGCATGACAATGGGCACAGCCTGGAACTACAAACCTACCAACGATCACTATAAATCGGCGACCGAACTAATCAATTTCCTGATTGAATCGCGGGCAAAGGGCGGCTCGTACCTACTAAACATTGGCCCAACGCAGTGGGGTAGCCTTAACGAAGGGCAGCAGGGACGGCTGATGGAGATCGGTGCCTGGCATTTTATCAATCAGGAAGCTGTTCATAACGTTCGGCCGTGGATTGTTCGGAACGAAGGCGACATCTGGTTCACGAAGCAGAAAGACGAAAATACAGTATATGCTTACCTGACCAATCTGTCTGACTGGCCGCGGGGCGAACGACGGACATTTTTGCTCAAATCCATTAAAACAACGGCTTCTACGGAGGTGAGTGTGTTGGGGCAAACCGGAAATATTGTCGAATACCAGCCTGCCAATGATGGACGGGCTCGTTTTGAGCAAACACCGGAGGGCTTACAGATTTCGGTTGTTCGGGCGCAGCGGATTTATAATAACCACAAGTGGCCAAATCCCATTGTGGTAAAACTTAAAAACGTTGACGCAGCGCTGGAACCAGCCCATTTTCGAACCGTAAAAGCCGAAAAAACACCTGCCGGAAATTTGAAACTCACCGCAACTGTCGACAAACTGGGGAGTGGAAAAAACTACCGGTTAGGATTCGAGTACCGACCGGTTCAGAGTTCGCTCAATGAAGAATTTAATCAGCAATGGACCGAATCCGATAGCTACCCGATCTCTCAACCGGGCCAGCAAACCCTGGAAATCGTTCGTCGTACGATCCAGTCGTACGACGAAATCGAGTACCGGGCTGTTCTCTACCAGGACGGTCTGAAAATAGATGGTAATACGCAGAAAATCAGCAAACTACGGCTTGATTAG
- a CDS encoding D-TA family PLP-dependent enzyme yields MEQKPWYLIDDVAHLDSPALVIYPDRVRENIRLLIESIDDVARLRPHVKTNKSREATRLMLEAGIRKFKCATIAEAEMLALCGATDVLLAYQPNVAKMHRLLTLMQEYPDVRFACLVDNLATAQQLSDQAVNADLVVAVYIDLNVGMNRTGIVPTDAVRILYAELATLPGIRPVGFHAYDGHLRNADFSLRTADCDAAFRPVQELSDALVAEGFEPPVIVVGGSPTFPIHAKRQGVDCSPGTFIYWDKGYQTGLPEQPFLTAGLVITRVISLPDSTKVCVDLGHKSVAAEGELTQRVMFLNAPELKAIGQSEEHLVLEAGEGHSYQIGDVLYGLPNHICPTVALYERAYTVENGSITGEWLTIARDRKISV; encoded by the coding sequence ATGGAGCAAAAGCCCTGGTATTTGATCGACGATGTTGCTCACCTCGATTCGCCTGCTCTTGTCATTTATCCCGATCGTGTACGGGAAAATATCCGGTTGCTCATCGAGTCGATCGACGATGTTGCCCGGCTGCGGCCGCACGTAAAAACGAATAAATCGCGTGAAGCAACGCGTCTGATGCTGGAAGCAGGTATTCGGAAATTTAAGTGTGCTACGATTGCCGAAGCCGAAATGCTGGCATTGTGTGGGGCTACTGATGTGTTACTGGCCTATCAGCCTAATGTGGCTAAAATGCATCGGTTATTGACACTGATGCAGGAGTATCCAGACGTTCGGTTTGCATGTCTGGTCGATAACCTGGCAACGGCGCAGCAGCTTTCGGATCAGGCAGTCAATGCAGACCTGGTTGTTGCGGTCTATATTGACCTCAATGTGGGGATGAACCGTACCGGAATAGTGCCTACCGATGCCGTACGTATCCTGTATGCCGAACTGGCTACCTTACCAGGCATTCGCCCGGTTGGCTTTCACGCCTATGATGGTCACCTGCGTAATGCCGACTTTTCGCTCCGAACGGCCGATTGCGACGCAGCCTTCAGACCCGTTCAGGAATTGAGTGATGCGCTGGTTGCCGAAGGTTTTGAGCCTCCTGTTATTGTAGTGGGAGGAAGTCCGACGTTCCCGATTCATGCCAAACGGCAGGGTGTCGATTGTAGCCCCGGTACGTTTATCTATTGGGACAAAGGCTATCAGACAGGGCTTCCCGAACAGCCATTCCTGACGGCTGGACTGGTTATAACGCGGGTTATTTCGCTACCCGATTCAACAAAAGTCTGCGTCGACCTGGGTCATAAATCTGTAGCTGCCGAAGGTGAATTGACACAGCGGGTGATGTTTTTGAATGCGCCAGAACTAAAAGCCATTGGGCAGAGTGAAGAACATCTGGTGCTCGAAGCGGGCGAAGGCCATTCCTACCAAATCGGCGACGTACTGTATGGGCTCCCCAATCATATTTGCCCAACGGTGGCCCTCTACGAACGAGCCTATACCGTAGAAAACGGCTCCATAACGGGCGAATGGCTAACCATTGCCCGCGATAGAAAAATTTCAGTCTAA
- a CDS encoding family 20 glycosylhydrolase → MRNIVTILLTLFCFGKLSAQSRLIPEPVTYRRTSGEFRLGNQIGIAPGAGVSGDLIALAQVQFRACTGVSLVVAKTKPALSLQIDPHQVAQPEGYQLLIQPQKIILTGHDEAGLFYGLQSLTQLIVPAKTKTVPACVITDYPRFSYRGMHLDVSRHLFPVAFIKKYIDLLALYKFNTFHWHLTDDQGWRIEIKRFPALQQTAAYRSETLIGHKKELPHRFDGKRYGGYYSQAEIKEIVQYAARRHITIIPEIEMPGHALAALSAFPKLGCLKPDGKPGGPYQAATFWGVFDDVYCAGNDSTFAFLEGVLDEVVELFPSTYIHIGGDECPKTRWKTCARCQARIRDEHLNDEHELQRYFIRRIEKHLNKKGRQVIGWDEILEGGLTEGATVMSWRGVDGGIEAIRQKHSAIMTPESHVYFDYYQSLYPEEPLAAAGYTPLSKVYAYEPIPAEISSEEAVYLKGVQGNAWSEYMPTPEKAEYMIFPRALAVAEIAWSPQNKRNYPDFLRRLRQHDSLLKQLDVHYANRFDELTDSVIVNPNGTLHLALSTTLPNATIRYTTNGSTPALTSLTYSNPILISQSCTIKAAIFLKGKQQGRVFQQPLIISKSTGRPVLLSSEPMGGYRPASPLIAVNGVLGTNRYNTGEWLGWQGKDVDIQIDLQRPQSVSSIGTQILNYHWQRMWAPDTIQFAVSVDGKTFQEVYRQTQFPVNGINPVVGKFAPVQARYIRIRATSKGTIPPNEYGAGGKAWLLLDELIVD, encoded by the coding sequence ATGCGAAATATAGTAACGATCTTATTGACTCTGTTTTGCTTTGGAAAGCTGTCTGCACAGAGCAGACTCATTCCCGAACCTGTAACCTACCGTCGGACATCGGGCGAATTTCGATTGGGTAACCAGATCGGAATCGCGCCGGGTGCCGGGGTGTCGGGCGACCTTATTGCGCTGGCTCAGGTACAATTTCGGGCCTGTACGGGTGTATCGTTGGTTGTTGCGAAAACAAAACCGGCTCTTTCGCTTCAGATTGATCCGCACCAGGTTGCTCAGCCAGAGGGCTATCAGCTACTGATTCAGCCACAGAAAATTATACTGACTGGTCACGATGAAGCCGGATTGTTTTATGGTTTGCAATCCCTTACCCAACTAATTGTACCAGCAAAAACAAAGACTGTTCCGGCCTGTGTAATTACCGATTATCCTCGATTTTCGTATCGGGGGATGCATCTCGATGTGAGTCGCCACCTGTTTCCGGTAGCTTTTATCAAAAAATACATCGACCTGCTTGCTCTCTACAAATTCAATACCTTTCACTGGCATCTGACCGACGATCAGGGCTGGCGTATCGAAATCAAACGCTTTCCTGCGCTACAGCAAACGGCAGCTTACCGGTCTGAGACGCTTATTGGGCATAAAAAAGAATTGCCGCACCGTTTCGATGGTAAGAGGTACGGTGGATACTACTCACAGGCTGAAATTAAAGAGATTGTGCAGTATGCAGCCCGGCGGCATATCACAATCATTCCGGAAATTGAGATGCCGGGCCATGCGCTGGCGGCACTAAGCGCTTTCCCGAAACTAGGCTGCCTGAAACCCGACGGCAAACCGGGAGGTCCGTATCAGGCGGCTACGTTCTGGGGCGTGTTCGACGATGTGTATTGCGCCGGAAACGATAGCACATTTGCCTTTCTGGAAGGCGTTCTCGACGAAGTGGTCGAGCTGTTCCCTTCAACATACATCCATATCGGCGGTGACGAATGCCCTAAAACGCGCTGGAAAACCTGTGCCCGGTGTCAGGCCCGGATTCGGGACGAACACCTGAACGACGAACATGAACTTCAGCGCTATTTTATTCGCCGGATCGAAAAACACCTGAATAAAAAGGGGCGTCAGGTGATCGGATGGGATGAAATTCTGGAAGGTGGCCTGACAGAAGGCGCTACCGTGATGAGCTGGCGGGGAGTTGACGGTGGCATTGAAGCCATTCGGCAGAAACATTCGGCCATCATGACGCCCGAAAGCCACGTTTATTTCGATTATTACCAGTCACTTTATCCCGAAGAACCATTGGCTGCGGCAGGCTATACACCCCTGAGCAAAGTTTATGCCTACGAACCGATACCGGCTGAAATTAGCTCCGAAGAAGCTGTTTACCTGAAAGGTGTTCAGGGTAATGCCTGGAGTGAATACATGCCAACTCCCGAAAAAGCCGAGTATATGATTTTTCCCAGAGCACTGGCAGTTGCCGAAATCGCCTGGAGCCCCCAAAACAAGCGAAATTACCCGGATTTTCTTCGACGGCTGCGGCAGCACGACTCCCTATTGAAACAACTCGACGTTCATTATGCCAACCGCTTCGATGAGCTCACCGATAGCGTAATCGTGAACCCGAACGGAACCTTGCACTTGGCTCTGTCGACTACGTTGCCCAACGCAACGATTCGTTATACAACCAATGGATCGACACCTGCACTAACAAGTCTTACCTATTCTAATCCAATTCTTATTTCGCAGAGCTGTACTATAAAAGCGGCTATTTTTCTGAAAGGCAAACAGCAGGGACGTGTGTTTCAGCAACCCTTAATTATCAGTAAATCAACCGGAAGGCCGGTTTTGCTTTCGTCCGAGCCAATGGGTGGTTATCGACCAGCCAGTCCATTGATTGCCGTAAATGGAGTTTTAGGCACAAACCGCTATAACACTGGCGAGTGGTTGGGCTGGCAGGGGAAAGACGTCGACATACAGATTGATTTACAGCGCCCGCAGTCGGTTTCGAGCATTGGTACACAGATACTCAACTACCACTGGCAGCGAATGTGGGCGCCAGATACGATTCAGTTTGCGGTGTCGGTCGATGGTAAAACATTTCAGGAAGTGTATCGGCAAACACAGTTTCCGGTCAATGGAATCAATCCTGTAGTGGGCAAATTTGCTCCCGTTCAGGCACGATACATCCGAATCCGGGCCACCAGCAAAGGAACCATACCACCAAATGAATACGGAGCAGGAGGCAAAGCATGGCTACTGCTCGATGAATTAATAGTGGATTAA
- a CDS encoding aminotransferase class V-fold PLP-dependent enzyme, translating to MLSRRKIIKRLSSVPFLGSLAGSGLPMLATTEPLAAPKRDLFKELGIRTFINAAGTLTYMTGSLMHDEVLEAINYGAKEFCLLDEIQDKVGAKIAQMVHAEAAVVTSGAFSGMTLGLAGILTGMDQKKVEQLPHLAGTGMKTEVICQKAHDIVYNHALTNTGCKIIQVETAEDVEKAINDKTALMHFLHIEADKGKIMHEEWVALGKKHNIPTSIDIAADVPPAENLWRFNDMGFSFVVISGGKAMRGPQSAGILMGKKAIISAARLHMPPRGFNIGRGMKVNKEEILGMYVALEKFINEDHDKVWKTWEEGTAHIENTVKTVNGVLVDVQVPPLGNHTPTLKIAWDPQKIHLTGKDLQEALRKGDPSIEVGGSGPGHIGVTVWMMKPGQEKIVARRIKEELAKATV from the coding sequence ATGTTAAGCAGACGAAAAATTATTAAGCGCTTATCGAGCGTTCCGTTTCTGGGTAGCCTGGCGGGGAGTGGGCTGCCCATGTTGGCGACAACTGAACCCCTGGCCGCTCCCAAACGCGACCTGTTTAAAGAATTAGGGATACGAACGTTTATCAATGCCGCCGGTACGCTAACCTACATGACGGGGTCGCTCATGCACGACGAAGTACTGGAGGCCATCAACTACGGAGCGAAAGAATTTTGCCTGCTCGATGAGATTCAGGATAAGGTCGGCGCTAAAATTGCCCAGATGGTTCATGCCGAAGCTGCTGTTGTTACGTCGGGAGCATTTTCGGGGATGACGCTGGGTCTGGCCGGCATTCTGACGGGCATGGATCAGAAAAAGGTGGAACAACTGCCGCATCTGGCCGGAACGGGTATGAAAACCGAAGTGATTTGCCAGAAAGCTCACGACATTGTCTACAACCATGCGTTAACGAATACAGGCTGTAAAATCATCCAGGTTGAAACGGCGGAGGATGTAGAAAAAGCCATCAACGACAAAACCGCGCTCATGCATTTTCTGCATATTGAAGCCGATAAAGGTAAAATTATGCATGAAGAGTGGGTAGCGTTAGGCAAAAAACACAACATACCGACATCGATTGATATTGCAGCCGACGTGCCCCCGGCCGAAAATCTCTGGCGCTTCAACGACATGGGGTTCAGCTTCGTTGTTATTTCGGGTGGAAAAGCCATGCGTGGGCCACAAAGCGCTGGTATTCTGATGGGGAAGAAAGCGATTATTTCGGCTGCCCGATTGCATATGCCTCCGCGTGGTTTCAACATTGGCCGGGGTATGAAGGTGAACAAAGAAGAAATTCTGGGTATGTATGTTGCCCTCGAAAAATTTATCAACGAAGACCACGACAAAGTCTGGAAAACGTGGGAAGAAGGCACGGCTCACATTGAAAATACGGTTAAAACCGTAAACGGCGTACTGGTCGACGTACAGGTTCCACCGTTAGGAAACCATACACCAACGCTCAAGATTGCCTGGGACCCCCAAAAGATACACCTAACTGGCAAAGACTTACAGGAAGCCCTTCGAAAAGGTGATCCGTCAATTGAAGTAGGAGGGAGCGGTCCAGGCCATATTGGTGTTACGGTCTGGATGATGAAGCCTGGTCAGGAAAAAATCGTTGCCCGGCGTATTAAGGAAGAATTAGCAAAAGCTACCGTTTAG
- a CDS encoding RidA family protein, with translation MQADVLSPEVAFAQTGLSLPPAPQPLGVYKPFLIDGKYLYVSGHGPVREDKSLIIGRIGADMDMEAGKLAARQVGLTILSTIKTHLGSLDRVKRVIKVLGMVNCVPEFERHPYVINGCSELFADVWGTDNGIGVRSAVGMGSLPDNIPVEVEALFELV, from the coding sequence ATGCAAGCTGACGTTCTGTCGCCCGAAGTAGCCTTTGCGCAAACTGGACTTTCGTTGCCTCCTGCTCCCCAGCCTCTGGGTGTTTATAAGCCTTTTCTCATTGACGGGAAATACCTCTATGTATCCGGGCATGGACCGGTTCGCGAAGATAAGAGCCTGATTATTGGCCGGATTGGTGCCGATATGGATATGGAAGCAGGTAAACTGGCTGCCCGGCAGGTAGGCCTGACCATTTTGTCGACTATTAAAACGCATTTGGGGAGTCTTGATCGGGTAAAACGGGTCATTAAAGTACTGGGCATGGTAAATTGTGTGCCTGAATTTGAACGTCATCCATACGTAATTAACGGATGCAGCGAACTGTTTGCCGATGTATGGGGAACCGACAATGGAATTGGCGTACGCTCGGCAGTGGGCATGGGATCGCTCCCCGACAATATTCCTGTGGAAGTAGAAGCGTTGTTTGAACTGGTCTGA